One stretch of Streptomyces sp. NBC_01363 DNA includes these proteins:
- a CDS encoding glutaredoxin family protein: MSALLRRTKKKPAERVVTLVGKPGCHLCDDARQVVREVCEETGASWEEKDISRDEELYREYWEQIPVVLIDDEQHTFWRVDPVRLRRALRS, from the coding sequence ATGAGTGCCTTGTTGCGACGTACGAAGAAGAAGCCCGCGGAACGCGTGGTGACCCTGGTCGGGAAGCCCGGATGTCATCTCTGTGACGACGCGAGGCAGGTGGTGCGGGAGGTGTGCGAGGAGACCGGCGCGTCCTGGGAGGAGAAGGACATCTCCCGGGACGAGGAGCTGTACCGGGAGTACTGGGAGCAGATTCCGGTGGTGCTGATCGATGACGAACAGCACACGTTCTGGCGGGTGGACCCGGTGAGGCTGCGCCGGGCACTGCGGTCGTGA
- a CDS encoding redox-sensing transcriptional repressor Rex, translated as MATGRTHRPATRSRGIPEATVARLPLYLRALTALSERSVPTVSSEELAAAAGVNSAKLRKDFSYLGSYGTRGVGYDVEYLVYQISRELGLTQDWPVVIVGIGNLGAALANYGGFASRGFRVAALIDADPAMAGTPVAGIPVQHADELEKIVGDNGVSIGVISTPAGAAQQVCDRLVAAGVTSILNFAPTVLSVPDGVDVRKVDLSIELQILAFHEQRKAGEDTAESSSDPAAPPVRSASGSRKGPDGDMPAVMPA; from the coding sequence GTGGCAACTGGCCGAACTCACCGACCGGCGACCCGTAGCCGAGGAATTCCCGAGGCCACCGTCGCCCGACTTCCGCTGTATCTGCGCGCACTGACCGCGCTCTCCGAGCGCTCGGTACCCACGGTCTCGTCCGAGGAGCTCGCCGCGGCGGCGGGGGTCAATTCCGCCAAGCTGCGCAAGGACTTCAGCTACCTCGGCTCGTACGGGACGCGCGGTGTCGGGTACGACGTCGAGTATCTCGTCTACCAGATCTCCCGCGAACTCGGGCTCACCCAGGACTGGCCGGTCGTGATCGTCGGTATCGGTAACCTCGGCGCCGCGCTCGCCAACTACGGCGGTTTCGCCTCCCGTGGTTTCCGGGTCGCCGCGCTGATCGACGCCGACCCCGCGATGGCCGGAACGCCGGTCGCCGGGATTCCCGTCCAGCACGCCGACGAACTGGAGAAGATCGTCGGCGACAACGGCGTGTCGATCGGTGTCATCTCGACCCCGGCCGGTGCCGCTCAGCAGGTCTGCGACCGCCTCGTCGCCGCGGGCGTCACCTCCATCCTGAACTTCGCGCCGACCGTGCTGTCCGTGCCCGACGGCGTGGACGTGCGCAAGGTCGACCTCTCCATCGAACTCCAGATCCTCGCCTTCCATGAGCAGCGCAAGGCCGGCGAGGACACCGCCGAGAGCAGCTCGGACCCGGCCGCGCCTCCGGTGCGCTCGGCCTCCGGCAGCCGGAAGGGACCCGACGGGGACATGCCCGCCGTGATGCCGGCATGA
- a CDS encoding glutamyl-tRNA reductase, whose product MSLLVVGLSHRSAPVSVLERASLAAETQAKLLQDTLAAEPAVEAAVLATCNRIELYADVDKFHAGVAELSTLLAQHSGVGLDELTPYLYVHYEDRAVHHLFSVACGLDSMVVGEGQILGQIKDALALGQELHTAGRLLNDLFQQALRVGKRAHSETGIDRAGQSLVTFGLEQLAAGADVADWARGKRALVIGAGSMSSLAAATLARTGVAEIVVANRTRARADRLVEILAQPGGTGVAARAVEMAAVRDELTRADVVVSCTGATGLVLTAEAVAEALGLDVADAVETPAAAPAVPAPADVDRHAAWVENGSAGAVRQAVRRTTVPAQGTGPVRLALLDLAMPRDIDGGAARLDGVRLVDIESLAEASADAPMAADVDQVRTIVSDEVAAFGAAQRAAHITPTVVALRTMAAGVVAGEIARLDGRLPDLDEKQRAEISQTVRRVVDKLLHAPTVRVKQLASEPGGAGYADALRELFDLDPQTVAAVSRADLNDPNRGRS is encoded by the coding sequence ATGAGTCTTCTTGTCGTAGGGCTGAGCCACCGCAGCGCCCCCGTCTCCGTACTGGAGCGGGCCTCGCTGGCTGCCGAGACGCAGGCCAAGCTGCTCCAGGACACCCTCGCCGCGGAGCCCGCGGTCGAGGCCGCCGTGCTGGCCACCTGCAACCGCATCGAGCTGTACGCCGACGTGGACAAGTTCCACGCGGGCGTCGCCGAGCTGTCCACGCTCCTCGCCCAGCACAGCGGCGTCGGTCTGGACGAGCTCACTCCGTATCTTTATGTGCACTATGAGGACCGGGCCGTCCACCATCTCTTCTCGGTGGCGTGCGGGCTGGACTCGATGGTCGTCGGCGAGGGCCAGATCCTCGGCCAGATCAAGGACGCGCTGGCGCTGGGGCAGGAGCTCCACACCGCGGGCCGGCTGCTGAACGACCTGTTCCAGCAGGCCCTGCGGGTCGGCAAGCGGGCCCACAGCGAGACCGGGATCGACCGGGCCGGGCAGTCGCTCGTCACCTTCGGTCTGGAACAGCTTGCGGCCGGCGCGGACGTCGCCGACTGGGCCCGGGGCAAGCGCGCCCTGGTGATCGGCGCGGGCTCGATGTCCTCGCTCGCCGCCGCCACCCTGGCCCGCACCGGTGTCGCCGAGATCGTCGTCGCCAACCGGACCCGGGCCCGTGCCGACCGGCTCGTCGAGATCCTGGCCCAGCCCGGGGGTACGGGCGTGGCCGCCCGCGCCGTGGAGATGGCCGCGGTCCGCGACGAACTGACACGTGCCGACGTCGTCGTCTCGTGCACCGGCGCGACCGGTCTCGTGCTGACCGCCGAGGCCGTCGCCGAGGCGCTCGGCCTGGACGTCGCCGACGCCGTCGAGACGCCCGCCGCCGCGCCCGCGGTGCCCGCCCCCGCCGATGTCGACCGGCACGCCGCCTGGGTGGAGAACGGCAGCGCCGGCGCGGTGCGCCAGGCCGTCCGCCGGACCACCGTGCCCGCGCAGGGCACCGGCCCCGTGCGCCTGGCCCTGCTCGACCTCGCCATGCCGCGCGACATCGACGGCGGGGCGGCCCGGCTCGACGGTGTGCGCCTCGTCGACATCGAGTCGCTCGCGGAGGCGTCGGCGGACGCCCCGATGGCCGCCGATGTGGACCAGGTGCGCACCATCGTCTCCGACGAGGTCGCCGCCTTCGGCGCCGCCCAGCGCGCCGCCCACATCACCCCGACCGTCGTCGCCCTGCGCACGATGGCCGCCGGAGTGGTCGCGGGCGAGATCGCGCGGCTCGACGGACGCCTCCCCGACCTGGACGAGAAGCAGCGCGCCGAGATCTCGCAGACCGTGCGCCGCGTCGTCGACAAGCTCCTGCACGCGCCCACCGTGCGGGTCAAGCAGCTCGCCAGCGAGCCCGGCGGTGCCGGGTACGCCGATGCGCTGCGGGAACTCTTCGACCTCGACCCGCAGACGGTCGCCGCCGTCTCCCGGGCAGACCTGAACGACCCGAATCGAGGGCGGTCATGA
- the hemC gene encoding hydroxymethylbilane synthase yields the protein MTDNSPLGAGADKPLRLGTRRSKLAMAQSGLVADAVSEVTGRAVELVEITTYGDTSREHLAQIGGTGVFVAALRDALLRGEVDFAVHSLKDLPTAQPEGLVLAAVPVREDPRDVLVARDGLTFEQLPSGARIGTGSPRRMAQLNAYARNHGLDIETVAIRGNVDTRIGFVRSGELDAVVLAAAGLSRLGRTGEVTDFLSVDTVLPAPGQGALAIECAASSADLAAALAELDDPYTRAAVTAERALLAALEAGCSAPVGALADLLVDGQAVNELRLRGVVGSTDGSSLVQLSTTGPVPTSQDDAAALGRELAAEMLAKGAAGLMGERAL from the coding sequence ATGACCGACAACTCACCCCTGGGCGCGGGGGCCGACAAGCCGCTGAGGCTGGGCACCCGGCGCAGCAAGCTCGCCATGGCGCAGTCAGGCCTCGTCGCCGACGCGGTCAGCGAGGTGACCGGGCGCGCCGTCGAGCTCGTCGAGATCACCACGTACGGCGACACCTCGCGGGAGCACCTCGCGCAGATCGGCGGCACCGGTGTGTTCGTCGCGGCGCTGCGCGACGCGCTGCTGCGCGGCGAGGTGGACTTCGCCGTCCACTCGCTCAAGGACCTGCCGACCGCCCAGCCCGAGGGCCTCGTGCTGGCCGCGGTGCCGGTGCGTGAGGACCCGCGCGACGTACTGGTGGCGCGGGACGGGCTGACCTTCGAGCAGCTGCCGTCCGGCGCCCGCATCGGTACCGGCTCGCCGCGCCGCATGGCGCAGCTCAACGCGTACGCCCGTAACCACGGTCTCGACATCGAGACCGTGGCGATCCGCGGGAACGTCGATACGCGTATCGGATTTGTCCGGAGCGGTGAGCTGGACGCGGTGGTACTCGCCGCGGCCGGGCTCAGCCGCCTCGGCCGGACCGGTGAGGTGACCGACTTCCTGTCGGTCGACACCGTCCTGCCCGCTCCCGGCCAGGGAGCACTGGCGATCGAGTGCGCTGCGAGCAGCGCCGACCTCGCCGCCGCGCTCGCCGAGCTCGACGACCCGTACACCCGGGCCGCCGTGACCGCCGAGCGTGCCCTGCTCGCCGCCCTGGAGGCCGGTTGCTCCGCACCTGTGGGTGCGTTGGCCGACCTCCTGGTCGACGGACAGGCTGTCAACGAACTGCGCCTGCGCGGTGTCGTCGGTTCCACCGACGGTTCCTCGCTGGTGCAGCTGTCCACCACCGGTCCCGTCCCCACGTCGCAGGACGACGCGGCGGCTCTCGGTCGCGAGCTCGCGGCCGAGATGCTTGCCAAGGGTGCGGCCGGTCTTATGGGGGAGCGAGCACTTTGA